A region of Elusimicrobiota bacterium DNA encodes the following proteins:
- the nrfD gene encoding polysulfide reductase NrfD has protein sequence MIGWSFLAAVLGILCWLAVAYGLGRPPRHGRLLGWSAVGSLWAVTAVVLAIRFFLGMGAMSHMSDRFPWGVWIGLLQSGVALSGGGFVMAATVHIFHLKRFEPILRPVVLLAFLGYTFVALTLFIEVGRPWALWHPLAMWQHHSIMFEVAWCVTLYFTVLATEFSPVIFERLGLPKAVSFIHAVAIPVVIAGVILSTLHQSSMGSMFLIVPQKMHPLWYSTLLPVFFFMSSVGVGLCVTVIASFYSARVFGKTLDRWMLADLARAASVLLFLYAAVRVVDVTARGVWGRLGDPAWLGALFLLEVVGGALLPAVFLSRRSTLERPRRMVWWGLPAIGGVVLNRLSVSWFAMVPYTGSGYVPHWMEVAVSFTLFTVVVTVFGLAVRYLPVFPKESSVVS, from the coding sequence TTGATCGGCTGGTCGTTTTTGGCGGCCGTCCTAGGGATTCTGTGTTGGCTGGCGGTGGCCTATGGTCTGGGCCGGCCCCCGCGCCACGGCCGGCTTCTGGGGTGGTCCGCGGTCGGATCGCTTTGGGCCGTAACGGCGGTGGTCCTCGCCATTCGGTTTTTCCTGGGAATGGGCGCCATGAGCCACATGTCGGACCGCTTTCCCTGGGGGGTATGGATCGGCCTGCTTCAAAGCGGGGTGGCCCTTTCCGGCGGCGGGTTCGTGATGGCGGCCACCGTGCACATCTTCCACCTTAAACGGTTCGAGCCGATCCTTCGCCCGGTGGTCCTCTTGGCCTTCCTGGGCTACACCTTCGTGGCGCTCACCCTGTTTATCGAGGTCGGACGGCCCTGGGCGCTGTGGCACCCCCTGGCCATGTGGCAACACCATTCCATCATGTTCGAGGTGGCCTGGTGCGTGACGCTCTATTTCACCGTTTTGGCGACGGAATTCAGCCCGGTCATCTTCGAGCGGCTGGGCCTGCCGAAGGCCGTTTCTTTCATCCACGCGGTGGCGATCCCGGTCGTCATTGCAGGGGTCATCCTCTCCACCCTGCACCAATCCTCCATGGGTTCGATGTTTTTAATCGTTCCTCAGAAGATGCATCCCTTGTGGTATTCCACGCTCCTGCCGGTGTTCTTTTTTATGAGCTCCGTGGGCGTGGGCCTCTGCGTGACGGTCATCGCCTCTTTCTACTCTGCCCGGGTGTTCGGGAAAACCCTGGACCGCTGGATGTTGGCGGACCTGGCGAGGGCGGCGTCGGTTCTTCTTTTTCTCTACGCCGCGGTCCGCGTGGTGGACGTGACGGCCCGCGGGGTCTGGGGACGGTTGGGCGATCCGGCGTGGCTGGGGGCCCTGTTCCTTCTGGAGGTGGTGGGCGGCGCTCTTTTGCCGGCGGTGTTTTTGTCCCGGCGGTCGACGTTGGAACGTCCCCGCCGGATGGTGTGGTGGGGGCTCCCGGCGATCGGCGGCGTGGTGCTGAACCGGCTCAGCGTGAGCTGGTTCGCCATGGTTCCCTATACGGGGTCCGGCTATGTTCCCCATTGGATGGAGGTGGCCGTGTCGTTCACGTTGTTCACGGTCGTCGTGACGGTCTTCGGTTTGGCGGTCCGCTATTTGCCCGTCTTCCCGAAAGAATCTTCGGTGGTTTCCTAG
- a CDS encoding NapC/NirT family cytochrome c, with protein MSQRRLPEFFYNWISIGGALLAMGSFAIIALLVLIDLFVESTTLYLGLLTYTILPGFLVAGLVLIAVGALLERRREAKGHGASLDPVFSLDLRNARQRTALFIFVGGTAVFLVASALGTYKAYHITESTKFCGTLCHTVMNPEYTAYQRSAHARVACVSCHIGPGAGWFVKSKLSGAYQVYSAAFKKYHRPIETPVRNLRPARETCEQCHWPEKFFGERRHVNPRYLADEKNTPYPLTLLINTGGGGSLRGPGHGIHWHMAINNKVEYIARDRARQEIAWLRVTNRSGQMTEFNLAENPLTVEERRQAEIRVMDCIDCHNRPSHNYRPPTREVDAALYDGRIPATLPFIKRESVKALDGDYPDTPSAMAAIDQKLRGFYQEKFAKVSKERSAEVDAAVLAVQDIYRHSLFPEMKVTWRQYPENIGHTLSPGCFRCHGSGLTSSDGKTISRNCTSCHVLLGQGKEPGDGLMSVRGLTFKHPTDIGGAEAEGNCTACHQGGAELYE; from the coding sequence ATGTCCCAGCGCCGCCTGCCTGAATTCTTTTACAACTGGATTTCCATCGGAGGGGCTTTGCTCGCCATGGGATCTTTCGCGATCATCGCGCTCTTGGTCCTGATCGATTTGTTCGTGGAGAGCACGACCCTCTATTTAGGGTTATTGACTTATACCATCCTTCCCGGCTTTTTGGTGGCGGGTTTGGTGCTGATTGCCGTGGGGGCCCTTCTGGAACGGCGCCGGGAGGCCAAGGGACATGGGGCCAGCCTGGATCCGGTGTTCAGCCTGGACCTTCGAAACGCGCGACAGCGCACCGCCCTTTTTATTTTCGTGGGCGGGACGGCGGTCTTTTTGGTGGCGTCGGCCCTGGGCACCTACAAGGCCTACCACATCACCGAATCCACGAAGTTTTGCGGCACCCTTTGCCACACCGTCATGAATCCGGAATACACGGCCTACCAACGCTCGGCCCACGCCCGGGTGGCCTGCGTGTCCTGCCATATCGGGCCGGGGGCGGGGTGGTTTGTTAAATCGAAATTGTCGGGGGCCTATCAGGTGTATTCGGCGGCGTTCAAAAAATACCACCGGCCCATCGAAACCCCGGTGCGCAACCTCCGTCCCGCCCGGGAAACCTGCGAGCAGTGCCATTGGCCGGAGAAATTTTTCGGGGAACGCCGCCACGTCAACCCCCGCTATTTGGCTGACGAAAAAAATACGCCCTACCCGCTCACCCTTCTGATCAACACCGGGGGCGGGGGCTCCCTCCGCGGGCCGGGCCACGGCATCCATTGGCACATGGCCATCAACAACAAAGTGGAATACATCGCCCGGGACCGCGCCCGCCAGGAAATCGCCTGGTTGCGCGTGACCAACCGGTCCGGCCAAATGACGGAATTCAACCTCGCCGAGAACCCTTTAACCGTGGAGGAGCGCCGCCAGGCCGAAATTCGCGTGATGGATTGCATTGATTGCCACAACCGCCCCAGCCACAATTATCGGCCGCCCACCCGCGAGGTGGACGCGGCTCTCTACGACGGCCGCATTCCCGCCACGCTTCCTTTCATCAAGCGGGAATCCGTGAAAGCTTTGGACGGGGATTACCCCGACACTCCGTCGGCCATGGCCGCCATCGACCAGAAACTGAGGGGGTTCTATCAGGAGAAATTCGCGAAAGTTTCCAAGGAACGATCCGCCGAGGTGGACGCCGCTGTTCTCGCCGTCCAGGATATTTACCGCCACAGCCTGTTCCCGGAAATGAAAGTGACCTGGCGGCAATATCCGGAAAACATCGGGCACACGCTCTCGCCGGGCTGTTTCCGTTGCCACGGAAGCGGGTTGACTTCTTCCGACGGCAAAACAATTTCGCGGAACTGCACCTCCTGCCACGTGCTTTTGGGCCAGGGGAAAGAACCCGGTGACGGGCTCATGTCCGTCCGCGGCCTCACCTTCAAGCATCCAACGGATATCGGTGGCGCGGAGGCGGAAGGCAATTGCACCGCTTGTCACCAGGGCGGCGCGGAACTCTACGAATAA
- a CDS encoding DmsE family decaheme c-type cytochrome, translating to MKKTRKKILHALLLLSFVGAVSLALNAGRSLRAEDAPPPAPAVTPAAPAAAEPVVVNEATEKAEFVGAESCANCHADQVESFKSAQHARGFAKQKNIEFEKSCETCHGPGSLHVNAGGDKTNPGFATMKDPKKLSAKAVSETCFQCHKDTGRSHWKGSAHERADVSCVECHSVHSPKRVRAQLVQPTEADTCYTCHREIRGQMRRSAHMPVEEGKMNCSSCHNAHGSATPKQLTAKSVNQLCFDCHQDKRGPMLWKHPPVQESCLTCHHPHGSHHDKMLNVKQPFLCQRCHVAGGHPSTPLGSLEIGQGSNKVVSQSCAECHPNVHGSNHPGGKYFAR from the coding sequence ATGAAAAAAACGCGAAAAAAGATCCTGCACGCACTTCTTCTCCTTTCCTTCGTTGGAGCGGTGAGCCTGGCGTTGAACGCCGGGCGATCCCTCCGCGCGGAGGATGCGCCTCCTCCGGCGCCGGCCGTGACCCCTGCAGCTCCCGCGGCGGCGGAACCGGTGGTGGTGAACGAAGCCACTGAAAAAGCCGAGTTCGTCGGCGCCGAGTCCTGCGCCAACTGCCACGCGGACCAGGTGGAATCCTTCAAATCCGCCCAACACGCCCGCGGGTTCGCGAAACAAAAAAATATTGAATTCGAAAAGTCCTGCGAAACCTGCCACGGCCCCGGATCTCTCCACGTGAACGCCGGAGGCGACAAGACGAATCCCGGTTTCGCCACGATGAAAGACCCCAAAAAACTTTCCGCGAAAGCGGTCAGCGAGACCTGTTTTCAATGCCACAAAGACACGGGCCGGTCCCACTGGAAAGGGAGCGCCCACGAAAGAGCCGACGTCTCCTGCGTCGAATGCCACAGCGTGCACAGCCCCAAGAGAGTCCGGGCCCAGTTGGTTCAGCCCACGGAAGCCGACACCTGCTACACCTGTCATCGGGAAATTAGAGGCCAAATGCGCCGGTCGGCCCACATGCCCGTGGAAGAGGGGAAGATGAACTGTTCCTCCTGCCACAATGCGCATGGGTCCGCCACGCCAAAACAATTGACGGCCAAGAGCGTGAACCAACTTTGCTTTGATTGCCACCAAGACAAAAGGGGTCCGATGCTCTGGAAACATCCTCCGGTTCAGGAGAGTTGTCTCACTTGCCACCACCCCCATGGGTCACACCACGACAAGATGTTGAATGTTAAACAACCATTCCTTTGTCAACGGTGCCATGTGGCCGGCGGTCACCCCAGCACGCCGTTGGGGAGCTTGGAGATCGGTCAGGGGAGCAACAAGGTCGTGAGCCAATCCTGCGCCGAGTGCCATCCGAACGTTCACGGGTCCAACCACCCGGGCGGCAAGTACTTCGCTCGTTAA